GAGTTATAGGCTTTGCTGTCGGTGATGAAGTGTATGGTTGTGCTGGCGGTCTAGCCGACTTACAAGGTGCATTAGCTGAGTTTATGCTAGCTGACGCTAAGCTTATCGCTCACAAACCAAAATCACTTTCAATGCGCGAAGCTGCGGCAATTCCACTAGTTGGTATTACCGCTTATGAAGGCTTAGTTCGCGCTGGTGTTAGCCAAGGTCAAAAAGTATTAGTGCATGGCGGCGCAGGTGGTGTTGGTCATATTGCCGTACAGCTTGCTAACTATTTCGGTGGCGATGTCTATGCAACGGGTGGTGAACAATCGCAACAAGCACTGATTGAAGAGCTAGGCGCAACCGCGATCAACTATAAAACTGAAAGCGTTGCAGACTATGTTAGCAAATACACCAACGGCGCTGGCTTTGATCCCGTGTTCGATTCAGTCGGTGCAGGCAATCTGATTAACTCGTTTGAAGCAGCGGCATTAAATGCCAATGTTGCCACTACCGTTTCTATGGTTGAGTTAGACCTTACCTTAGCCCATTTTAAAGGCTTATCACTGCATGTAGTCTTTATGTTAATTCCGATGCTACACAACCACAAACGCGAAGAGCACGGTGAGATTTTAGCGAAATTGGCTGAAATTGCTGATGCAGGCAAGCTAACACCAATTGTAGATAAAGAAGAATTTACCCTTGAACAAGTCGGTAAAGCCCACGATCGCTTAGCCAGTGGTCAAGCAATTGGTAAAGTGGTTGTTTCTGTCTAGCGTCCTAGTCAAACGTAAATAAACCAAAGCACAAAGAGAGCCGATTAGTGGCTCTCTTTCTCCCTTTTTTTAACTCAATATTTGAATCGGTATTACACCTTTTATGTACTAAGGTGCCCATGATTTTGTTTCGCATATCACAACCCTCTCCTCAATTTAACGCCTTGCTGCAACAAACATTGCCTATGCTAGTGGGCTT
This Thalassotalea euphylliae DNA region includes the following protein-coding sequences:
- a CDS encoding zinc-dependent alcohol dehydrogenase family protein; this translates as MKAMIINEFGGSDVFTATELAKPEATAGHVVVKVKATSVNTVDTMIRQMGEDLAPLSPTLPGVLGMDFAGVIDSVGEGVIGFAVGDEVYGCAGGLADLQGALAEFMLADAKLIAHKPKSLSMREAAAIPLVGITAYEGLVRAGVSQGQKVLVHGGAGGVGHIAVQLANYFGGDVYATGGEQSQQALIEELGATAINYKTESVADYVSKYTNGAGFDPVFDSVGAGNLINSFEAAALNANVATTVSMVELDLTLAHFKGLSLHVVFMLIPMLHNHKREEHGEILAKLAEIADAGKLTPIVDKEEFTLEQVGKAHDRLASGQAIGKVVVSV